From Pseudomonas alcaligenes, a single genomic window includes:
- a CDS encoding MFS transporter, protein MHPRTLLSLPLLALALGGFVVGSSEFIIMGLLPEVAADLNVSLAAAGLLVSAYAMGVVIGAPLLGPLLGRLPHKQALLWLMGSYALGNLGCALAPDYHWLIAMRMLTAVSHAGFFGCATLLAAELAPLHRRASAMALVLSGLTIANVLGVPLGAWLGQASSWRVTFAVVALIGLLALLAQALWLPRMPAPPRNAGGAWSGILRLPVLHALLVCCLSSVALFGVFTYISPLLRDVGGFSASHSNAALLLFGIGLTLGNLLGGRLADKGVRFALPLAFGGSALCLLGLYLCMDVAPLVLALLFAWGVASFAISSPLQLLLVEQAGESASLAATLSHAAFNLGNASGAYFGGLWLSINLGLGNLPLLGVGLLALAILVSLPLPRLRATRERFERSH, encoded by the coding sequence ATGCACCCGCGTACCCTGCTCTCCCTGCCGCTGCTGGCCCTGGCACTCGGCGGCTTTGTCGTCGGCAGCAGCGAATTCATCATCATGGGCCTGCTGCCCGAAGTCGCCGCCGACCTCAACGTCAGCCTGGCCGCCGCCGGCCTGCTGGTCAGCGCCTACGCCATGGGCGTGGTGATCGGCGCGCCGCTGCTCGGCCCGCTGCTCGGCCGCCTGCCGCACAAACAGGCGCTGCTGTGGCTGATGGGCAGCTACGCGCTGGGCAACCTCGGCTGCGCCCTGGCCCCGGACTATCACTGGCTGATCGCCATGCGCATGCTCACTGCCGTCAGCCACGCCGGCTTCTTCGGCTGTGCCACGCTGCTGGCCGCCGAGCTGGCGCCGCTGCACCGGCGCGCCTCGGCCATGGCCCTGGTACTCAGCGGCCTGACCATCGCCAACGTACTCGGCGTGCCGCTCGGTGCCTGGCTCGGCCAGGCCAGCAGCTGGCGGGTGACTTTCGCCGTGGTCGCGCTGATCGGTCTGCTCGCCCTGCTGGCCCAGGCCCTGTGGCTGCCGCGTATGCCGGCGCCGCCACGCAACGCCGGCGGCGCCTGGAGCGGCATCCTGCGCCTGCCGGTGCTGCATGCCCTGCTGGTGTGCTGCCTGTCGTCGGTGGCGCTGTTCGGCGTGTTCACCTACATCAGCCCGCTGCTGCGCGATGTCGGCGGTTTCAGCGCCTCGCACAGCAACGCCGCGCTGCTGCTGTTCGGCATCGGCCTGACCCTGGGCAACCTGCTCGGCGGGCGCCTGGCCGACAAGGGCGTGCGCTTCGCCCTGCCGCTGGCTTTCGGCGGCAGCGCCCTGTGCCTGCTCGGCCTGTATCTGTGCATGGATGTGGCGCCGCTGGTGCTGGCCCTGCTGTTTGCCTGGGGCGTGGCCAGCTTCGCCATCTCCTCGCCGCTGCAGCTGCTGCTGGTGGAACAGGCCGGCGAATCCGCCAGCCTGGCCGCCACCCTCAGCCACGCCGCGTTCAACCTGGGCAATGCCAGCGGCGCCTACTTCGGCGGCCTGTGGCTGAGCATCAACCTCGGCCTGGGCAACCTGCCGCTGCTCGGCGTCGGCCTGCTGGCGCTGGCGATCCTGGTCAGCCTGCCGTTGCCGCGACTGCGGGCCACGCGCGAGCGCTTCGAACGTTCGCATTGA
- a CDS encoding class I SAM-dependent methyltransferase, whose protein sequence is MSTTLYTDLSAYYDLMCADIDYQAQSHSVRRLHQLFGTAGRNHLDLACGTGPHVRHFLDFGYRSAGLDINQPMLDIAQQRCPEAQFSCQDMADFTVDQPLDLITCFLYSIHYNAGLAKLRQCLASVHAALAEGGVFCFNAVDKHQIDNRSFVRHTVEHDGSLFAFGSGWYYGGEGERQALRLSIDKTTAGQTQTWHDEHPMVALSFAELQALLQPQFEVQVFEHDYEKITPWGGASGNALFVCVKR, encoded by the coding sequence ATGTCCACCACCCTGTACACCGACCTGTCCGCCTACTACGACCTGATGTGCGCCGACATCGACTACCAGGCGCAGAGCCACAGCGTGCGCCGCCTGCACCAGCTGTTCGGCACCGCAGGGCGCAACCACCTGGATCTGGCCTGCGGCACCGGCCCGCATGTGCGGCATTTCCTCGACTTCGGCTACCGCAGCGCCGGCCTGGACATCAACCAGCCGATGCTCGACATCGCCCAGCAGCGCTGCCCCGAGGCGCAGTTCAGCTGCCAGGACATGGCCGACTTCACGGTCGATCAGCCGCTGGATCTGATCACCTGCTTTCTCTACTCGATCCACTACAACGCCGGGCTGGCCAAGCTGCGCCAGTGCCTGGCCAGCGTGCACGCCGCGCTCGCCGAGGGCGGGGTGTTCTGCTTCAACGCGGTGGACAAGCACCAGATCGACAACCGCTCCTTCGTCCGTCACACGGTGGAGCACGACGGCAGCCTGTTCGCCTTCGGTTCCGGCTGGTACTACGGCGGCGAGGGCGAACGCCAGGCGCTGCGCTTGAGCATCGACAAGACCACGGCCGGGCAGACCCAGACCTGGCACGACGAACACCCCATGGTCGCTCTCAGCTTCGCCGAGCTGCAGGCGCTGCTGCAGCCACAGTTCGAGGTGCAGGTGTTCGAGCACGACTACGAGAAGATCACCCCCTGGGGCGGGGCGTCGGGCAATGCGCTGTTTGTCTGCGTGAAGCGCTAG
- the ycaC gene encoding isochorismate family cysteine hydrolase YcaC: protein MTNATYNRLDKDNAVVLLVDHQAGLLSLVRDIEPDKLKNNVLALADLAKFFKLPTILTTSFETGPNGPLIPELKELFPDAPYIARPGQINAWDNEDFVKAIKATGKKQLIIAGVVTEVCVAFPALSAIEEGFDVFVVTDASGTFNQITRDSAWSRMTQAGAQLMNWFAVACELHRDWRNDVEGLAKICSDHIPDYRNLITSYSALTAGK, encoded by the coding sequence ATGACCAACGCCACCTACAACCGCCTGGACAAAGACAACGCCGTCGTTCTGCTGGTCGACCACCAGGCCGGCCTGCTGTCCCTGGTACGCGACATCGAGCCGGACAAGCTCAAGAACAACGTGCTGGCCCTGGCCGACCTGGCCAAGTTCTTCAAGCTGCCGACCATCCTCACCACCAGCTTCGAAACCGGCCCCAACGGCCCGCTGATCCCCGAACTGAAAGAGCTGTTCCCGGATGCGCCGTACATCGCCCGCCCCGGCCAGATCAACGCCTGGGACAACGAAGACTTCGTCAAGGCGATCAAGGCCACCGGCAAGAAGCAGCTGATCATCGCCGGCGTGGTTACCGAGGTGTGCGTGGCGTTCCCGGCGCTGTCGGCGATCGAGGAAGGTTTCGATGTGTTCGTCGTCACCGATGCTTCCGGCACCTTCAACCAGATCACCCGTGACTCCGCCTGGAGCCGCATGACCCAGGCCGGCGCGCAGCTGATGAACTGGTTCGCCGTGGCCTGCGAGCTGCACCGCGACTGGCGCAACGATGTGGAAGGCCTGGCCAAGATCTGCTCCGACCATATCCCGGACTACCGCAACCTGATCACCAGCTACAGCGCCCTGACCGCGGGCAAGTAA
- a CDS encoding glutathione S-transferase N-terminal domain-containing protein: protein MTTLFISPGACSLASHIAVLELGLPIQIEKVALRTPDSPIHAINPLGRVPALQLDDGTLITENSAILPYLADQVPGTPLFAPAGSAERAQIQSWLGYLAAEVHAASFRPLNRPERYSADAAAHPGIRAQAQVQLLQAFQHIERHLQERQWLVGERFTLADAYLGIFTTWLLRIGGPFAELQAIARLREQWRARPAVQQALQAEGLL, encoded by the coding sequence ATGACCACGCTGTTCATTTCCCCCGGCGCCTGCTCGCTGGCTTCGCATATCGCCGTTCTTGAGCTGGGTCTGCCGATCCAGATCGAGAAGGTCGCCCTGCGCACCCCGGACTCGCCGATCCACGCGATCAACCCGCTGGGCCGCGTGCCGGCCCTGCAGCTGGACGATGGCACCCTGATCACCGAGAACAGCGCGATCCTGCCGTACCTGGCCGACCAGGTGCCGGGCACGCCGCTGTTCGCCCCGGCCGGCAGCGCCGAGCGTGCGCAGATCCAGAGCTGGCTCGGCTACCTGGCGGCGGAAGTGCACGCCGCCTCGTTCCGCCCGCTCAACCGCCCGGAACGCTACTCGGCCGACGCAGCCGCCCATCCGGGCATTCGCGCCCAGGCCCAGGTGCAGCTGCTGCAGGCCTTCCAGCATATCGAGCGGCACCTGCAGGAGCGCCAGTGGCTGGTGGGCGAGCGCTTCACCCTGGCCGATGCCTACCTCGGCATCTTCACCACCTGGCTGCTGCGCATTGGCGGCCCGTTCGCCGAGCTGCAGGCCATCGCCCGCCTGCGCGAGCAATGGCGCGCCCGCCCGGCGGTGCAGCAGGCGCTGCAGGCCGAAGGACTGCTGTAA
- the tcyN gene encoding L-cystine ABC transporter ATP-binding protein TcyN: MISVRNLKKSFKGQEVLKGIDLDIAPGEVLAIIGPSGSGKTTLLRCLNLLEQPSGGQISVGAIHIDADQPLKAQQGLIRQLRQHVGFVFQNFNLFPHRTALENVIEGPVQVKKEPRGQAIERARALLAKVGLGGKEDAYPKRLSGGQQQRVAIARALAMQPDVILFDEPTSALDPELVGEVLATIRGLAEEKRTMVIVTHEMSFARDVANRAIFIDHGVIVEQGEAKALFSAPQEERTRQFLSKFLLDHQA; encoded by the coding sequence ATGATTTCCGTGCGCAACCTGAAAAAATCCTTCAAGGGCCAGGAGGTGCTCAAGGGCATCGACCTCGACATCGCCCCCGGCGAAGTGCTGGCGATCATCGGCCCCAGCGGCTCGGGCAAGACCACCCTGCTGCGCTGCCTCAACCTGCTGGAGCAACCCAGCGGCGGGCAGATCAGCGTCGGCGCCATCCACATCGATGCCGACCAGCCGCTCAAGGCCCAGCAGGGGCTGATCCGCCAGCTGCGCCAGCACGTCGGCTTCGTGTTTCAGAACTTCAACCTGTTCCCCCATCGCACCGCCCTGGAGAACGTCATCGAAGGCCCGGTGCAGGTGAAGAAGGAGCCGCGCGGCCAGGCCATCGAACGGGCCCGCGCATTGCTGGCCAAGGTCGGCCTGGGCGGCAAGGAAGACGCCTATCCCAAGCGCCTGTCCGGCGGCCAGCAGCAGCGGGTGGCGATTGCCCGCGCGCTGGCCATGCAGCCGGATGTGATCCTGTTCGACGAGCCGACTTCGGCGCTCGACCCGGAACTGGTCGGCGAAGTGCTCGCCACCATCCGCGGCCTGGCCGAGGAAAAACGCACCATGGTCATAGTCACCCACGAGATGAGCTTCGCCCGCGACGTGGCCAACCGGGCGATCTTCATCGACCACGGGGTGATAGTCGAACAGGGCGAGGCCAAGGCGCTGTTCAGCGCACCGCAGGAAGAACGCACGCGCCAGTTCCTCAGCAAGTTCCTCCTCGACCACCAGGCCTGA
- a CDS encoding MarC family NAAT transporter: MGDLFDAIVLGLLALLPLINPPTTVALFLALAQGLSREEKNRQALLTALNVFLIMTVTYYVGELIMNVFNISIPGLRIAGGGILIIIGARMLFPQPAQASTPGNGTAPRASFAFVPLAMPSTAGPGTIAMIISASATLKHNTTFPSWVIQVAPPLIFLVTALILWGCLRASDLIMKITGPSGIDAVARLMGFLLVCMGVQFAINGSLEILQTLINNNVQLLRTP, from the coding sequence ATGGGCGACTTATTCGACGCCATTGTTCTGGGGCTGCTGGCCTTGCTGCCATTGATCAACCCACCCACGACAGTGGCCCTGTTCCTGGCGCTCGCCCAAGGGCTTAGTCGCGAAGAAAAGAACCGGCAGGCGCTGCTGACCGCACTGAATGTCTTTCTGATCATGACCGTCACCTACTACGTCGGTGAGCTGATCATGAATGTCTTCAATATCTCCATACCGGGGCTACGGATCGCCGGCGGCGGGATTCTGATAATTATTGGCGCGCGCATGCTGTTCCCGCAGCCGGCCCAGGCATCGACCCCTGGCAACGGCACGGCACCCAGAGCCAGCTTTGCCTTCGTCCCGCTGGCCATGCCCAGCACTGCCGGGCCAGGCACCATCGCGATGATCATCAGTGCCTCTGCCACCCTCAAGCACAATACGACCTTCCCCTCCTGGGTCATCCAGGTCGCACCGCCCTTAATCTTCCTGGTGACCGCACTCATACTCTGGGGGTGTTTGCGCGCATCCGACCTGATCATGAAGATCACCGGCCCGTCAGGCATTGATGCGGTAGCCCGCCTCATGGGTTTCTTGCTCGTGTGCATGGGCGTGCAATTTGCCATCAATGGCTCGCTGGAAATCCTGCAAACCCTGATCAATAACAACGTGCAATTACTGCGCACGCCGTAA
- a CDS encoding LysR substrate-binding domain-containing protein: MEDLNSLYYFTQVVEQGGFAAAGRALDMPKSKLSRRIALLEERLGVRLLHRTSRHLSLTEIGQEYYQRCVAMRVEAEGAAEVIERNRSEPRGLVRLACPTTLLNSWVGPMLTRYMLKYPLVELYIESTNRRVDLLHDGFDVALRVRFPPLENTDMVMKVLGASTQCLVGSPALLASLPEGFSPEQLGHLPSLHWGGAQRDYQWELLGPDDGRLVIAHQPRMITDDLLALRNGALAGVGIVHLPRVAVRDDLAAGTLVEMLPGWSPKCGIVHAIFPSRRGLLPSVRTLIDFLAEEFSQSDMA, from the coding sequence ATGGAAGACCTCAACAGCCTCTACTACTTCACCCAGGTGGTGGAGCAAGGCGGCTTCGCCGCTGCCGGGCGCGCGCTGGACATGCCCAAGTCCAAGCTCAGCCGGCGCATCGCCCTGCTCGAGGAACGCCTCGGCGTGCGCCTGCTGCACCGCACCAGCCGGCACCTGTCACTCACCGAGATCGGCCAGGAGTACTACCAGCGCTGCGTGGCCATGCGCGTGGAGGCCGAGGGCGCCGCCGAGGTCATCGAGCGCAATCGCAGCGAGCCGCGCGGCCTGGTGCGCCTGGCCTGCCCGACCACGCTGCTGAACTCCTGGGTCGGGCCGATGCTGACCCGCTACATGCTCAAGTACCCGCTGGTGGAGCTGTATATCGAGAGCACCAACCGCCGGGTGGATCTGCTCCACGATGGCTTCGACGTCGCCCTGCGGGTGCGCTTCCCGCCGCTGGAGAACACCGACATGGTGATGAAGGTGCTGGGCGCCAGCACCCAGTGCCTGGTGGGGAGCCCCGCGCTGCTGGCCTCGCTGCCGGAGGGCTTCAGCCCCGAGCAACTGGGGCACCTGCCGAGCCTGCACTGGGGGGGCGCGCAGCGCGACTACCAGTGGGAACTGCTGGGCCCGGACGATGGGCGGCTGGTGATCGCGCACCAGCCGCGGATGATCACCGACGACCTGCTGGCCCTGCGCAACGGCGCGCTGGCCGGTGTCGGCATCGTGCACCTGCCGCGGGTGGCGGTACGCGATGACCTGGCCGCCGGCACCCTGGTGGAAATGCTGCCGGGCTGGTCGCCCAAGTGCGGCATCGTCCACGCCATCTTCCCCTCGCGCCGTGGCCTGCTGCCCTCGGTGCGCACCCTGATCGACTTCCTCGCCGAGGAGTTCAGCCAAAGCGATATGGCCTGA
- a CDS encoding biopolymer transporter ExbD: MAFSTQDSDEVLSEINVTPLVDVMLVLLVVFIVTAPLLTNSIPINLPKTEAVAPPDQKDPLVVSIDGEGKLFINKDEIQPELLQSNLEQAKAKDAELKVQLQADDQVDYGQVAKAMAAIEKAGITKLAVITAR, translated from the coding sequence ATGGCCTTTTCAACCCAGGACAGCGACGAGGTTCTCTCCGAGATCAACGTCACCCCGCTGGTCGACGTGATGCTGGTGCTGCTGGTGGTGTTCATCGTCACCGCGCCGCTGCTGACCAACTCGATCCCGATCAACCTGCCGAAGACCGAAGCCGTGGCCCCACCGGATCAGAAAGACCCGCTGGTGGTGAGCATCGACGGCGAAGGCAAGCTGTTCATCAACAAGGACGAAATCCAGCCCGAGCTGCTGCAGAGCAATCTGGAGCAGGCCAAGGCCAAGGACGCCGAACTCAAGGTGCAGCTGCAGGCCGACGACCAGGTCGACTACGGCCAGGTGGCCAAGGCCATGGCCGCTATCGAGAAAGCCGGCATCACCAAGCTGGCGGTGATTACCGCTCGCTGA
- a CDS encoding methylated-DNA--[protein]-cysteine S-methyltransferase: MSPSSVEPAFGDLFDTPLGSLLALVDEQGALLRLDFPPEDQPLTIWHGYAWQRDTAAVAPVARQIGEYFAGQRRVFDLPLAPRGSAYQHLAWRHLREVPYGVTLTYAQLGERLLPHKTSARAIGRANALNPISIIVPCHRIIGTDGSLTGYAGGLARKQALLELEGVLRPGSQAQLF, translated from the coding sequence ATGTCGCCATCCTCCGTCGAGCCGGCCTTCGGCGATCTGTTCGACACGCCGCTGGGTAGCCTGTTGGCCCTGGTGGACGAGCAGGGCGCCCTGCTGCGTCTGGACTTCCCGCCGGAAGACCAGCCGCTGACCATCTGGCACGGCTATGCCTGGCAGCGCGACACGGCGGCGGTGGCCCCGGTCGCGCGGCAGATCGGTGAGTACTTCGCCGGCCAGCGCCGGGTCTTCGATCTGCCCCTGGCGCCGCGCGGCAGCGCCTACCAGCACCTGGCCTGGCGCCATCTGCGCGAGGTGCCTTACGGCGTCACCCTGACCTATGCCCAGCTGGGTGAGCGCCTGTTGCCGCACAAGACCTCGGCCCGCGCCATCGGCCGGGCCAATGCGCTCAACCCGATCTCCATCATCGTGCCCTGCCACCGCATCATCGGCACCGACGGCAGCCTCACCGGCTATGCCGGTGGCCTGGCGCGCAAGCAGGCGCTGCTGGAGCTGGAAGGGGTGCTGAGGCCGGGCAGTCAGGCCCAGCTGTTCTGA
- a CDS encoding energy transducer TonB: MGNVHKADLAADVLWRDARSPGEVLDLGVSLRQALGLQRHLPKPGKPVLGRREAVLLGLFALTLHGAVLHWLASRPEPVLPEVPVEIPPMTIEFAAPPPPPQVVEPPPPVVEELAVKPPPPKPVPKPKPQPPKPKPLPKPVEQAPQPKQETPPPPAPVAPPTPAPVKETPPSANAAYLKNPAPEYPSLAQRRGWEGTVLLRVHVLANGKPSDIQIQKSSGRDALDEAAVRAVKRWSFVPAKRGDVAQEGWVTVPLDFRLN; this comes from the coding sequence ATGGGCAATGTCCACAAAGCCGATCTCGCCGCCGACGTGCTCTGGCGCGACGCGCGCAGCCCCGGCGAAGTGCTCGATCTGGGTGTCTCGCTACGCCAGGCCCTGGGCCTGCAGCGCCACTTGCCCAAACCTGGCAAGCCGGTGCTGGGCCGGCGCGAGGCCGTACTGCTCGGCCTGTTCGCCCTGACCCTGCACGGCGCGGTGCTGCATTGGCTGGCCAGCCGGCCCGAGCCGGTGCTGCCGGAAGTGCCGGTGGAAATCCCGCCGATGACCATCGAATTCGCCGCCCCGCCGCCTCCGCCACAAGTGGTCGAACCGCCGCCACCGGTGGTCGAGGAGCTGGCCGTGAAGCCGCCACCGCCCAAGCCGGTGCCGAAGCCCAAGCCGCAGCCGCCCAAGCCGAAACCGCTGCCCAAACCGGTCGAGCAAGCGCCGCAGCCGAAGCAGGAAACGCCACCGCCACCAGCTCCGGTCGCTCCGCCAACGCCGGCGCCGGTCAAGGAAACACCGCCGTCGGCCAACGCCGCGTACCTGAAGAACCCGGCGCCGGAATACCCGTCGCTGGCCCAGCGCCGCGGCTGGGAGGGCACGGTGCTGCTGCGGGTGCATGTGCTGGCCAACGGCAAGCCGAGCGATATCCAGATCCAGAAGAGCAGTGGCCGTGACGCCCTCGACGAAGCGGCGGTACGCGCCGTCAAACGCTGGAGCTTCGTCCCGGCCAAGCGTGGCGACGTGGCCCAGGAAGGCTGGGTGACGGTGCCGCTGGACTTTCGTTTGAACTGA
- the tcyL gene encoding cystine ABC transporter permease: MIDSSLQLALDSLPFLLKGALWTVILSLGGMFFGLLLGFGLALLRLYGYWPLQWLARIYVSFFRGTPLLVQLFMIYYGLPQLGIQLDPLPAALIGFSLNMAAYTAEILRAAIASIDRGQWEAAASIGMGRAQTLYRAVLPQAARTALPPLGNSFISLVKDTALAATIQVPELFRQAQLITARTFEIFTMYLAAALIYWLLASVLAYFQGRLEDRVNRHEQDA; the protein is encoded by the coding sequence ATGATCGACAGCAGCCTGCAGCTGGCCCTGGACTCGCTGCCCTTCCTGCTCAAGGGCGCTCTGTGGACGGTGATCCTCAGCCTCGGCGGGATGTTCTTCGGCCTGCTGCTGGGCTTCGGCCTGGCCCTGCTGCGGCTGTACGGCTACTGGCCGCTGCAGTGGCTGGCACGGATCTACGTATCGTTCTTCCGTGGCACGCCGCTGCTGGTACAGCTGTTCATGATCTATTACGGCCTGCCGCAGCTGGGCATCCAGCTCGATCCACTGCCGGCCGCGCTGATCGGTTTCTCGCTGAACATGGCGGCCTACACCGCCGAGATCCTGCGCGCCGCCATCGCCTCCATCGACCGTGGCCAGTGGGAAGCCGCCGCCAGCATCGGCATGGGCCGCGCACAGACCCTGTACCGCGCCGTGCTGCCGCAGGCCGCGCGCACCGCCCTGCCACCGCTGGGCAATAGCTTCATCTCGCTGGTCAAGGACACCGCCCTGGCCGCCACCATCCAGGTGCCGGAGCTGTTCCGCCAGGCGCAGCTGATCACCGCGCGCACCTTCGAGATCTTCACCATGTACCTGGCCGCCGCGCTGATCTACTGGTTGCTGGCCAGCGTGCTGGCGTACTTCCAGGGTCGCCTGGAAGACCGGGTCAACCGCCACGAGCAGGACGCCTGA
- a CDS encoding MotA/TolQ/ExbB proton channel family protein, giving the protein MNLLVDSPLQSVEHSVIWLLIGFSVLTWGLALIKGIQFARQRFQDRKFLKLFWSATSLDSAAELGQQHTGAVAHVAQAGFAAIQVHDGQQPGDLSQAINHQDRLERALRQQIQRERRSLESGLAVVASIGSTSPFIGLFGTVWGIMEALKGISLAGNASLETVAGPIGAALVATGVGIAVAVPAVLVYNYFLRRLKLTAADLDDFAHDFYSLAQKSAFKVIVHPAGKRSVGGNQPVKEAS; this is encoded by the coding sequence ATGAATCTGTTAGTGGACTCCCCCCTGCAATCGGTCGAGCACAGCGTCATCTGGCTGCTGATCGGCTTCTCCGTCCTGACCTGGGGCCTGGCCCTGATCAAGGGCATCCAGTTCGCCCGCCAGCGCTTCCAGGATCGCAAGTTCCTCAAGCTGTTCTGGAGCGCCACCAGCCTGGACTCCGCCGCCGAACTGGGCCAGCAGCACACCGGTGCGGTGGCCCATGTGGCCCAGGCCGGCTTCGCCGCGATCCAGGTGCACGACGGCCAGCAGCCGGGCGACCTGAGCCAGGCGATCAACCACCAGGATCGCCTCGAACGTGCCTTGCGCCAGCAGATCCAGCGTGAGCGTCGCTCCCTGGAAAGCGGCCTGGCAGTAGTCGCCAGTATTGGTAGTACATCGCCCTTTATCGGTCTGTTCGGCACCGTCTGGGGCATCATGGAAGCGCTCAAGGGCATCAGCCTGGCCGGCAACGCCAGCCTGGAAACCGTGGCCGGGCCGATCGGCGCCGCGCTGGTCGCCACCGGCGTGGGTATCGCCGTCGCCGTGCCGGCGGTGCTGGTTTACAACTACTTCCTGCGGCGCCTCAAGCTCACCGCCGCCGACCTCGACGACTTCGCCCACGACTTCTACAGCCTGGCGCAGAAGAGCGCGTTCAAGGTCATCGTCCATCCTGCCGGCAAGCGCAGCGTGGGCGGCAACCAACCGGTGAAGGAGGCGTCCTGA
- a CDS encoding hybrid sensor histidine kinase/response regulator, protein MITAETVFLVVDDADTMRKVNSSQLERLGARHILLANNGAEALATLRLRKVNVIVSDWNMPVMDGLTLLREVRSDPKLASLPFIMITAESSRAQITEAVAAGVSSILIKPYTANDLAQRITRAMSHRPQLPRPPVAEEPMRAPEPRAERRPTLLVVDDVPDNLALIVGLFQDEYRVLAARDGSSALAICTSETPPDLLLLDVMMPHMDGFELAQRLRSHPSASQIPLIFITAMTDKAAQLRGLELGAVDFVSKPVNPKALHLRVVNLLRLVEQRNALQQEYDSMLELERLREEANSLSRHDLKAPLCNILGLARGLLEGGNLLPRQLQILHSLEADCQNLLGMINLAGDLHKIETGRFVLHPVSVDLLAMTRSLCDSARLTYQAKKLTIELVVEDETKLAPLQANADQLLCFSLLNNLLKNACEAAPVQSRVHLELLRSDCIELIMENQPAVPEAFRPQFFEKYASHGKPGGTGLGTYSAKLLAEAQKGSLALETDDQENLTRLRLKLPLV, encoded by the coding sequence ATGATTACCGCCGAAACCGTTTTCCTCGTCGTCGATGACGCCGACACCATGCGCAAGGTCAATAGCAGCCAGCTCGAGCGGCTCGGCGCCCGGCACATCCTGCTGGCCAACAATGGTGCCGAGGCCCTGGCAACCCTGCGCTTGCGCAAGGTCAACGTGATCGTTTCCGACTGGAACATGCCGGTCATGGATGGCCTCACGCTGCTGCGCGAGGTGCGCAGCGATCCCAAGCTGGCCTCCCTGCCCTTCATCATGATCACTGCGGAAAGCTCGCGGGCGCAGATTACCGAGGCCGTTGCCGCCGGCGTCAGCAGCATCCTGATCAAGCCCTACACCGCCAATGACCTGGCACAGCGCATCACCCGGGCCATGAGCCACCGGCCGCAGCTGCCACGCCCGCCGGTTGCCGAGGAGCCGATGCGCGCTCCCGAGCCGCGCGCCGAGCGCCGCCCGACCCTGCTGGTGGTGGACGATGTGCCGGACAATCTGGCCCTGATCGTCGGCCTGTTCCAGGACGAGTACCGGGTGCTGGCGGCGCGCGATGGCAGCAGTGCGCTGGCCATCTGCACCTCGGAAACGCCGCCGGATCTGCTCCTGCTGGACGTGATGATGCCGCACATGGATGGCTTCGAATTGGCCCAACGCCTGCGCAGCCACCCGAGCGCCAGCCAGATTCCGCTGATCTTCATCACCGCCATGACCGACAAGGCGGCGCAGCTGCGCGGCCTGGAGCTGGGCGCGGTGGACTTCGTCAGCAAGCCGGTGAATCCCAAGGCACTGCACCTGCGGGTGGTCAACCTGCTGCGCCTGGTCGAGCAGCGCAACGCGCTGCAGCAGGAGTACGACAGCATGCTGGAGCTGGAGCGCCTGCGCGAGGAGGCCAACAGCCTGTCCCGCCACGACCTCAAGGCGCCGCTGTGCAACATCCTGGGGCTGGCCCGCGGCCTGCTCGAAGGTGGCAACCTGCTGCCACGCCAGCTGCAGATCCTGCATAGCCTGGAAGCCGACTGCCAGAACCTGCTGGGGATGATCAACCTAGCCGGCGACCTGCACAAGATCGAGACCGGCCGCTTCGTGCTGCACCCCGTGTCGGTCGACCTGCTGGCGATGACCCGCAGCCTGTGCGACTCGGCCAGGCTGACCTACCAGGCGAAGAAACTGACCATCGAGCTGGTGGTCGAGGATGAAACCAAGCTGGCGCCGCTGCAGGCCAATGCCGATCAGCTGCTGTGCTTCTCGTTGCTGAACAACCTGCTGAAGAACGCCTGCGAGGCAGCCCCCGTGCAGAGTCGGGTGCACCTGGAACTGCTGCGCTCCGACTGCATTGAACTGATCATGGAAAACCAGCCGGCAGTACCTGAGGCTTTCCGGCCGCAGTTCTTCGAGAAATACGCCAGCCACGGCAAACCAGGTGGCACGGGCCTGGGTACCTACTCCGCCAAGCTCCTCGCCGAAGCCCAGAAGGGCAGCCTGGCGCTGGAGACGGACGATCAGGAAAACCTCACCCGCCTGCGCCTGAAGCTCCCGCTGGTTTAG